The following is a genomic window from Thaumasiovibrio subtropicus.
TGGTGATTGGATGGAACGCGTTAAAGTTTTCTTCGGCTTTATTCTTCTCGCCGCGCCGACGCTTTTATTGGAGCGTATTTTACCCACTGATATCATGCCCTACCTATGGGCTGCGCTTGGGTTAAGCTTCTTCGGTTGGATCTATCATCAAAAGACCCGATTACCGCTTGGCTGGAAAGGCACGTTGGTGGGAATCGTCGCTATCCTTGGGATGTTCGCCTCGATTCAGCCTCTCTACATGCGCTGGTTTGGCCCTCAAGTTCAAACAACACACAGCATCACTTTCCAACGCATTGCCAATCAAGCCGAGCTTGATGCCGCCCTATTACAGGCACAACAACAAGGCAAACCGGTCATGCTAGACTTCTACGCCGATTGGTGTGTCGCCTGTAAAGAGTTTGAAAAATACACCTTCCATGCCCCTCTAGTCGAGCCGCTGTTGGCAAACTTTGTTTTACTGCAGGCGGACGTAACACGGAATACGCCCGCAGATTTTGAGATGATGAATGGACTCGATGTGCTAGGGCTACCAACTATCGATTTTTGGGATGCTCAAGGCCACCACCGTCCAGAAGCACGCGTCACGGGTTTTCTCAATGCTGAACGTTTTACGTCCCATTTACGAGCGGCCGCGCTCAGTAATGAGCCCCCCTCACAATAAGAAAAAGATCCTAAATACGATCAATGACATAGTTCTATTGAGTGTAAATTGACCTAGTCCATACAGGGTGTTAGCTTTATTACAAACTATTAACAGCTATCGCCCTATGGACAGTTCCTACACCATTGTCATTGCAGATGATCATCCACTGTTTCGAAATGCCTTGTTCCAATCGGTGCATATGGCGATCAGCGGAGCCAATCTACTCGAAGCCGATTCTCTCGACTCGCTCCTCGTGTTACTCGAAAAAGAGTCCGACGTTGATCTCCTGCTGCTTGATCTGAAAATGCCCGGTGCCAATGGCATGTCTGGCTTGATCCAGCTTCGGCAGCAATACCCTGATTTACCGATTGTTGTTGTTTCTGCCAGTGAAGAAGCCGCCATCGTCAAGCAAGTCCATCGTCATGGCGCCTTTGGCTTTATTCCTAAGTCCAGTGATATGCGCGCCTTGATCTCAGCCCTCAACCAAATACTGGAAGGGGAACCCTTTTATCCTGACGACATTGATGACTGGGAAGACGCACCTCAATCAGAAGCAGAAGCGCTAGAAGAGAAGATAGCCACACTCACGCCGCAACAAAATAAGGTCTTGCGTATGCTGAATGATGGTTTGCTGAACAAGCAGATCGCCTATGAGCTCAATGTTTCAGAAGCCACAATTAAAGCGCATATGACCGCGATATTTCGCAAGTTAGGGGTTAAAAACAGAACACAGGCCGTTATCTTGCTGCAACAGATGAGTCTGGATTCATCTTCCTAGTCGTAAAAAAGCGAGCTTCCGCTCGCTTTTTCGTCTCATCAGTGATGCGATCAGTCTGTTCTACTTCGCCACATTTCCGGCAACATTCATGACATCCCATGTACGGGCGAAAGGGGGTGAATAGGCAAAATCCATCATGCCAAGTTGCTGCGTGGTTACGCCCATACTGATCGCAACAGCCATTGCATCGATGCGATGCACCGCGCCTTTTCTGCCAATTATTTGCGCACCGAGAATCACTTTACTGTCAGCTTCATAAATGAGCTTCATGTGAATATCTGACTGACCCGCGCAATAGTTGGTGTGACATTTATCTTTAATAACCGTCGTCTTGTAGTTTAAACCCGCATCTTGAGCTTCTTGCTCTGTCACACCAGTGCGTCCCGCTTCTAAACTCAGCACTTTAACGCAACTAGTTCCTAGCGATCCGGGGAAAATCAGTGGCTCAGCCTCATCACTTAGCGCGATGTTTTCGCCAATCAGCCGACCCATCTTATTTGCACCCGTGGCGAGTGGAATGTAACGATGCTGCTGCAGCACACTGTGCCAGATTGTCGCACAGTCTCCTGCTGACCAGACATCTGGGAGTGATGTACGCCCTTGCCTATCAACAACAATCGCACCGCTTTCCAGCATCTCAATCCCTGTTTCTTTTAAGAACTGGGTATTCGGCTTCACGCCAGTACACACGACTAACAACTCAGTGGCATACGCAGCTTTATCGGTTTGAATACCCGTAACGCTGTCCTCACCCATTACCGCATGCAACGATTCACTCAGCAAGACCTCAACGCCCGCCGCTTCAAGTTCAGTCAGGAAGTGACTACTTATTTCAGCATCAAAGGCATCCGGAATGAGTCGCTCAGCACGCTCAATCAATCGTACTTGCTTGCCTTGGTGAACCAGCGCTTCGACAACCTCTAGTCCGATAAAGCCAGACCCTACGACAGTCACGTGCTCGACGGCAGCTATCGCTTGTTTTAGTGCCAAGCCATCTTGCATCACACGCAAACGATGTACACCTTGCTTATCCAAGCCCGGAACAGGGGGCATAACCTCTTTCGCGCCAGTCGCTATCATCAGACGATCGAAGTGGGTAATAAAGGTTGCTCCATTATGTTCCACCTCAAGCTTTTTTTGCTCCGCATCCACTTTGGTCACTCGATGTGAAGTAAGTACCTGCACACCACGCTCTGCAAATTGCTCTGGGGTAAATTCCGCCATATAGCGGTGATCTTGAAACTCATCCCCAACAAAATACGGCAGCCCACAAGCGCCAAATGAGATCACTTCAGAGGCTTCATAGACTACAATTTCAGCGTCACGATTCACGCGGCGCGCCTTTGCTGCCGCGCTCATACCGGCAGCTTCACCGCCAATGATGACAATTTTCATAGGTTCTCTCTCATAACATCAGGGAGGCATTGCCCCCCTGAACCTAGACTAAGTGTTAGTGAATACTCACAATCGCGTTATGCCATTGCGTCTTCGCCGCCATCGAGTTCTAGTGGCGCATCATTGTTGAAGACTTCCATATCGGTTTCACCCAACAACTTGGATGTCACTGTCCCTGCGGTAATTGAGCCCGACACGTTTAGCGCCGTGCGCCCCATATCAATCAGCGGCTCGATAGAGATCAACAAACCAGCCAAAGCAACCGGCAAATCCATAGCCGACAAGACAATCAATGCCGCAAAAGTTGCACCACCGCCAACGCCTGCGACGCCAAAAGAACTCACGGTAATGATCGCAATCAAGGGAATCAAGAAACCCATATCCAGAGGATTGATGCCTACGGTTGGTGCAATCATCACAGCCAACATCGCGGGATAAATACCTGCACAACCATTTTGACCAATGGTCGAGCCAAACGATGCTGCAAAGTTAGCGATGCCCGAAGGAATCCCTAACCCCTCTTCTTGGGTTTTCACATTCATCGGAATAGCCCCCGCAGACGTACGTGACGTAAAGGCGAACGTCAGCACTGGCATTATCTTCTTAAGATGACGCATTGGGTTTAATCCCATCATGGCAACAATCGCCAAGTGGATCAGGAACATAATGATCAACGCTGCATATGAAGCCACAACAAAATTGCCGAGCTCCAAAATATCCGCATAGTTAGAACCCGAGATCACTTTTGTCATTAGCGCCATGACACCATAAGGGGTTAGACGTAAGACCAACGTGACGATACGCATCACTATCGCATGCATCATCTTGATGAACTTTTCAAACGACTCGAACTCTTCGGTTTTTTTCTTCGCTATCCCTGTCGCGGCAACGCCAACAAAAACGGAGAAGATAACAACCGCAATGGTTGAAGTGCGGCGCGCACCCGTCATATCAAGGAAAGGATTCGCAGGCAAAAAGTCGATGGCCATCTTAGCAAACGATACGCCTTCGACTGCACCTAAACGATTCTCTAGCATTTCACCACGGGCCACCTCTGCGGCACCTGCCGTTAACCCTTCAGCGGTCAATCCGAACAGGTTAGCAATACCAATACCTACAATGGCAGAAATCATGGTCGTCACCACAAGTACACCAATTGTCATGCCCGAAATCTTGCCCAGAGAAGTACCATCCTTGAGGCGTAAAATCGCCGAAATGATCGAGACCATCACCAATGGGTAAATGATCATTTGCAGGAAGCGGACATACCCTACACCGACGATATCGAAGTATTCGATCGATGAACGGATGACCTCACTTCCTTGCCCATAAAGCAGTTGGAGAATGGCACCAAAAACAACACCCATACCTAAGCCTGCAAAAACACGCTTGGTAAAGGCGACATAGGTAGACTGCATCCGATACAGCACCATGATCAGCATGACAAATACTGCAATATTGCCAACAACACTAAAGCTCATTGTGATTTCCTTAAAATGAATACGACTGTCTTGAGGCAGTCAGAAATTAAGACGATGGGGAGAGTCAGCGACTCACTAAGCAGACATTGGCATTACACGCCTAACTGCGAGGCGGTACAACAAAACAAGCGGCAAAAACACAATTAGATACAAAATATTTGGGACATATTCGACCAACAAATCAGTCATCATGCTGAATAGTGAGTGAATGGATAAAAAGAACACCGTATTAGAATGTGAACAATTTCACATCAGATGTAAGCGAAATGCTAGAATACGCCACTTATGACCCCGTCCACTCTCAGTCTCTGGAGGAGCCATTGTTCAGTCTTATTCTTACTCAGTTTGTTGTGCTTTGGGCGGTCATCGATCCTATCGGATCCGTGCCTGTTTACTTGTCGCAGACCCAGCACCTCACTAAACCCCAACGCCGACTCGTTGCATTGAAAGCCGTCGCGATAGCCACGGGGGTACTCTTCTTTTTCTTAGTGGCTGGTCAGCTGCTACTGGAAGCCATGGATATTCCGCTCCCCGCTTTTCAAGCTGCGGGCGGCTTAGTGTTGTTACTGTTTGCACTCAGCATGATCTTTGGCGAGAGTAAGCCGGAACAAGAGACACGTCTATCCGAAGAGCTAAGCCGTTCAGAACTGGCGAATTTGGCGGTCTACCCGCTCGCCATCCCCTCCATTGCCTCGCCGGGTGCCATGATGGCCATTGTGATGCTCACGGATAACTATCGATTCGCGATCGCCGATCAAGCGATAACTGCAGCCGTGATGGTGGTGGTTTTGCTCATTACTCTGATCTTGCTGTTACTTGCAACACCGATTCAAAGGCTGATCGGCAACGTTGGCGCAGCAATCATCAGCCGCGTGATGGGACTCATTCTATCAGCGGTCGCTATCAACAACTTGTTGGCGGGAATTCGTGATTTCTACCTCGGTTAGAGAGATTGACCAAAAACCGATCTTAGACTTTTGGCTAAATTAACAACATCGCAACAAGCCAGCACTGACGCCACTTTCATTTAAATGCCCGCCACGCGGGCATTTTTTGTGCTAGATCCTGCCGACTAAAGTTGCACAGATCACTTGCACTTTCGTTGCTATTGTCATCCTGTAACATTTTATTAACGTGGAACACAAGGAGATGGCCATGGCGTTCGAAAACGAAGAACGAGCCCAAGCCTACTGGGACAAAAACGTAAAACTCATGGTGACCTTAATGGTTATCTGGTTCGTGGTGTCATTCGGTTGCGGCATTCTGTTTGTTGATGTGCTCAATCAAATTCAACTAGGTGGTTATAAACTCGGCTTCTGGTTCGCCCAGCAAGGCTCGATTTACTGCTTCCTTGGCATCATTTTCTACTACGCGTGGAAAATGCGTAAAATCGACCAAGAATTTGGCGTAGACGAGTAAGGAGCCATTAAAATGGATTTAAAAACAATAACATACCTCGTCGTCGGTGCAACATTCGTTCTCTACATCGGGATAGCGATTTGGGCCCGTGCTGGCTCAACCAAAGAGTTCTATGTCGCAGGTGGTGGGGTAAACCCGATCGCCAACGGCATGGCGACTGCTGCTGACTGGATGTCTGCCGCTTCCTTCATATCCATGGCTGGCCTCATTGCCTTTATGGGCTATGGCGGTTCGGTTTTCCTAATGGGCTGGACAGGTGGTTACGTGCTACTTGCACTCCTTCTTGCGCCTTATCTGCGTAAGTTTGGTAAATTTACCGTCCCTGAGTTTGTCGGTGAACGTTTCTACTCCAAAACCGCCCGTGTTGTCGCGGTTGCTTGTTTGATCATTGCTTCGGTCACCTATGTCATCGGTCAGATGAAAGGGGTAGGCGTTGCATTCGGTCGCTTCTTAGAAGTGGACTACGCAACTGGCCTTGGTATCGGGATGTGTATCGTATTCATCTATGCCGTTATGGGTGGCATGAAAGGGATCACCTACACGCAGATTGCTCAGTATTGCGTCCTCATTTTGGCTTACACTATTCCTGCAATCTTTATCTCTCTGCAACTCACCGGTAACCCACTACCGCAATTTGGTCTTGGCGGTACCATGGTTGGTACCGACGTCTATCTCCTCGATAGGCTAGACCAAGTGGTGACCGAGCTCGGCTTTAGCGAATATACGACTCAAGTCCGGGGAGATACGCTCAACATGTTCGTGTACACCATGTCACTGATGATTGGTACCGCAGGCTTGCCACACGTTATCATTCGCTTCTTTACGGTGCCTAAGGTACGTGACGCGCGTACGTCAGCGGGCTGGGCCTTGGTCTTCATTGCGATTCTCTATACGACGGCACCTGCTGTGGCAGCAATGGCACGTCTAAACCTAATGGATACCGTCAATCCTGCTTCTGGCCAATACCTGAAGTATGACGAGCGTCCTGACTGGTTCAAGAACTGGGAAACAACGGGTCTACTGGGTTTCGATGATAAGAATGGTGATGGTGCTATCCAATACACCTCGGATGCGGCCACCAACGAACTCCGTGTTGACCGAGACATCATGGTACTGGCGAACCCTGAGATTGCAAAACTGCCTAACTGGGTAATCGCACTGGTCGCCGCCGGTGGTCTCGCCGCCGCACTCTCAACCGCAGCAGGTCTGTTGCTCGCCATCTCGTCCGCCATATCCCATGACTTGATAAAAGGGGTGATCAATCCACGGATATCGGAGAAAAACGAGCTGATGGCAAGTCGAATATCCATGGCAGTCGCCATCGGGGTGGCGGGTTATCTCGGTCTCAATCCGCCCGGCTTCGCGGCAGGTACGGTTGCCCTCGCCTTTGGGCTCGCAGCCTCCTCGATCTTCCCTGCCTTGATGATGGGTATCTTCAGTAAGAACATCAATAAGGAAGGCGCCATTGCCGGGATGATCGCAGGTATCAGTATCACGCTATTCTACGTATTCCAGCATAAAGGCATTCTCTTTGTCGCTGACTGGAAATACCTAGAAAGCTGGGGGAGTAACTGGTTCCTTGGTATTGAGCCGAATGCCTTTGGTGCAATTGGTGCTGTGTTTAACTTTGGTGTGGCAATAGCCGTCTCGAAAGTCACTGCAGATACACCGCAAGAGGTGAAAGATTTAGTCGAACATGTGCGTGTACCTGCCGGTGCCGGTGAAGCACAAGACCACTAATCCAACCTCGGCCACAAAAGCCCCGCGAGGGGCTTTTTTTATCACCTTACTCGGGTAAGGTAGTGAAAAACATCTCGAGACAAGGACCGCTCACATGTTTAAAAACAAACACTTCATCATCGCCTTACTGATTGCCCCGATTCTTGCCATCATTGCTTACTTCGGCACCGATATGGCTGTGAGCGAAAAACCGCAAGCCGCGCAAGAAGGTGAAACCTATAAACTGGTGAGTAAGTCTAACTGCCGCTACACCAGCGGTTTATGCAGCATGGAAAACGGCGATTTTAAGATTCAATTTCGCTCCGAAGGGCTCACGCAACATGCACTCGACCTTAGCCTAAAAACTGAGTTTCCATTAGATGGAGTGAAAGTTGCCCTTGCCAGCTCCCCCGAAGCGAAAGCGACTCCCACCGATATGCTGCGCAGCGACGAATCTGGACAACACTGGCATCTTACCCTTGCTGCACCAAGCTCAGAACAAGATGAACTTCGCGTCGTCATCAGTGCGAATAACACCCTCTACTACGGGGAAACCAGCACTGAGTTTGTCGTCTATGAGACCTTGTTTACCGAGAAGTAAAACAACAAAAAGAGCGCCCTCAAGCGCTCTTTGCATTTCCAACACTCGCCGACCTGACTTGCTCTAGACCTCAACCTGATTGAGCATATTTCTCAACTTAATCGGCTTCACTGGTTTGCTCATAAAGTGGTAACCATTCGCTTTAGCAGCATCTTGTGTCTCTTGGGTGCGATCAGCACTGATCAACACCCCCATAAAGGTATTGCCTAATGCGAGTCGGCACTGTTGCAGGGCCTGTAAACCCGTTTGTTCATTGGCAAGATGATAGTCACTGAGTACCACATGCGGTCGCCAACCTTTTGTGAGAATTGCCGCCACCTGCTGAACGGTTTCGGCCGTTTGCACTTGGCAGCCCCAACGCGATAACAACGACTCCATGCCAACGAGGATATCCGGTTCATTGTCGATACAGAGCACATGTAAGTTCTCCAATGCCCCTGCACTTGGTGTCTCCTGTATCACTTTAGTGGCTTTCACTTTGCCTATCGGCACAAACAACGAAAACATGGTGCCTTTTTCCAACTCAGACCACATATCCAAAGGATGGTCTAGGACTCGACTAATCCCCCGCGCGATAGCAAGCCCCAACCCCAAGCCATGTTCAGTATTTTGTCCAACATCACCGCGAGTAAACTCATCAAAAATTTCTGCTTGTCGCTCTTCTGAAATGCCTGGGCCATTGTCCCAAATTTGAATCTGGACACTATCGCCTCGACGACGGCATCCCAGCAACACCTTGCCTTTGGGGTTATAGCGAAAAGCATTGGTTAAAAAGTTCTGTAAAGCACGGCGAAGCAACTTCGCGTCAGAGCAGACGACAGCATCTGTGGTCACAACACGAAAATCGATGTCTTGTTGTCGCGCTAACACGCCAAACTCCGCCCCCAAGGTATCAAATACCTCGCTTAGCGGGAATGCGACCACTCGAGCCGTCAGTTTGCCAGATTCCAACCGTGACACATCAAGCAAATCACTGATTAAATCCTCAGCGGCGCCCAGTGAGCTTTCAATATACTTGGCCAACTCGCGGGTTTCGTCTGTATTGGCCACTTCATTCAGTGACGATGAGAACAACCGCGCTGCATTTAACGGCTGCATGAGATCATGACTCACTGCAGCCAAGAAGCGACTCTTAGACTGGGACATCTGTTCTGCATTGCGCGTGGCAGAAACCAACCGCTTATTCAGAGATTCCAACTCTTTGGTGCGGGCTTGAACGCGAGCTTCAAGTGTTTCATTGGCCTCTTTCAACATATCCGCCGTTTGACGGAACTGCGTGATATCGGTAAAACTCATCACAAAGCCACCACCTGGCATCGGGTTACCCTGCACTTCAATAACCGTGCCATCAGGTCGCAAGCGCGATGAGGTGTGCGCCGAGCCCGCTTCAAGATAGGCGACACGTTTGCGAACATGCTCTTCCGGATCCCCAGGGCCACACAAACCTCGATAGGCGTTGTGGCGAATCACATCGGAAATGGGTCTACCGACCTGAATCAATCCGGGGGGAAACTCAAACAGTTGCAAGTAACGCTGATTCCAAGCAACGAGGCGCAACTGTTTATCAACAACGGCAATACCTTGACTAATATGCTCAATCGCGCCTTGTAACAGGCCGCGACTAAAATCAAACAGCTCTGATGCTTCATCCACAATAGTGGCAATCTCTTCAAGCTGCATGTCTCGCCCTTGTAGGGCAGAGGTCAAAACCAATCGCGCAGACGAAGCCCCAAACACCCCTGCCAGTACTCGCTCAGTGTGCCGGATCAATAAGG
Proteins encoded in this region:
- a CDS encoding CoA-disulfide reductase, which encodes MKIVIIGGEAAGMSAAAKARRVNRDAEIVVYEASEVISFGACGLPYFVGDEFQDHRYMAEFTPEQFAERGVQVLTSHRVTKVDAEQKKLEVEHNGATFITHFDRLMIATGAKEVMPPVPGLDKQGVHRLRVMQDGLALKQAIAAVEHVTVVGSGFIGLEVVEALVHQGKQVRLIERAERLIPDAFDAEISSHFLTELEAAGVEVLLSESLHAVMGEDSVTGIQTDKAAYATELLVVCTGVKPNTQFLKETGIEMLESGAIVVDRQGRTSLPDVWSAGDCATIWHSVLQQHRYIPLATGANKMGRLIGENIALSDEAEPLIFPGSLGTSCVKVLSLEAGRTGVTEQEAQDAGLNYKTTVIKDKCHTNYCAGQSDIHMKLIYEADSKVILGAQIIGRKGAVHRIDAMAVAISMGVTTQQLGMMDFAYSPPFARTWDVMNVAGNVAK
- a CDS encoding L-cystine transporter — encoded protein: MSFSVVGNIAVFVMLIMVLYRMQSTYVAFTKRVFAGLGMGVVFGAILQLLYGQGSEVIRSSIEYFDIVGVGYVRFLQMIIYPLVMVSIISAILRLKDGTSLGKISGMTIGVLVVTTMISAIVGIGIANLFGLTAEGLTAGAAEVARGEMLENRLGAVEGVSFAKMAIDFLPANPFLDMTGARRTSTIAVVIFSVFVGVAATGIAKKKTEEFESFEKFIKMMHAIVMRIVTLVLRLTPYGVMALMTKVISGSNYADILELGNFVVASYAALIIMFLIHLAIVAMMGLNPMRHLKKIMPVLTFAFTSRTSAGAIPMNVKTQEEGLGIPSGIANFAASFGSTIGQNGCAGIYPAMLAVMIAPTVGINPLDMGFLIPLIAIITVSSFGVAGVGGGATFAALIVLSAMDLPVALAGLLISIEPLIDMGRTALNVSGSITAGTVTSKLLGETDMEVFNNDAPLELDGGEDAMA
- a CDS encoding response regulator transcription factor; the protein is MDSSYTIVIADDHPLFRNALFQSVHMAISGANLLEADSLDSLLVLLEKESDVDLLLLDLKMPGANGMSGLIQLRQQYPDLPIVVVSASEEAAIVKQVHRHGAFGFIPKSSDMRALISALNQILEGEPFYPDDIDDWEDAPQSEAEALEEKIATLTPQQNKVLRMLNDGLLNKQIAYELNVSEATIKAHMTAIFRKLGVKNRTQAVILLQQMSLDSSS
- a CDS encoding sodium:solute symporter family protein, whose product is MDLKTITYLVVGATFVLYIGIAIWARAGSTKEFYVAGGGVNPIANGMATAADWMSAASFISMAGLIAFMGYGGSVFLMGWTGGYVLLALLLAPYLRKFGKFTVPEFVGERFYSKTARVVAVACLIIASVTYVIGQMKGVGVAFGRFLEVDYATGLGIGMCIVFIYAVMGGMKGITYTQIAQYCVLILAYTIPAIFISLQLTGNPLPQFGLGGTMVGTDVYLLDRLDQVVTELGFSEYTTQVRGDTLNMFVYTMSLMIGTAGLPHVIIRFFTVPKVRDARTSAGWALVFIAILYTTAPAVAAMARLNLMDTVNPASGQYLKYDERPDWFKNWETTGLLGFDDKNGDGAIQYTSDAATNELRVDRDIMVLANPEIAKLPNWVIALVAAGGLAAALSTAAGLLLAISSAISHDLIKGVINPRISEKNELMASRISMAVAIGVAGYLGLNPPGFAAGTVALAFGLAASSIFPALMMGIFSKNINKEGAIAGMIAGISITLFYVFQHKGILFVADWKYLESWGSNWFLGIEPNAFGAIGAVFNFGVAIAVSKVTADTPQEVKDLVEHVRVPAGAGEAQDH
- a CDS encoding MarC family protein — its product is MFSLILTQFVVLWAVIDPIGSVPVYLSQTQHLTKPQRRLVALKAVAIATGVLFFFLVAGQLLLEAMDIPLPAFQAAGGLVLLLFALSMIFGESKPEQETRLSEELSRSELANLAVYPLAIPSIASPGAMMAIVMLTDNYRFAIADQAITAAVMVVVLLITLILLLLATPIQRLIGNVGAAIISRVMGLILSAVAINNLLAGIRDFYLG
- a CDS encoding DUF4212 domain-containing protein, yielding MAFENEERAQAYWDKNVKLMVTLMVIWFVVSFGCGILFVDVLNQIQLGGYKLGFWFAQQGSIYCFLGIIFYYAWKMRKIDQEFGVDE